Sequence from the Theropithecus gelada isolate Dixy chromosome 20, Tgel_1.0, whole genome shotgun sequence genome:
TATAATCCAAAATGACATGAAATTAAACTCTACAGTGTTATGAATAGTATAACAAACTGCTttcagaaagcaaaatgaaaggaaaagaattaGCAGTTGGGACGGTTGTAGGCCTGGGTTCTGTGTCTTTTGAGGCATTGTGACAGAGAGCCAGCACCAAGGGGAAGGACCAGCCCCTCCCTGTGGCCACAGGAAGGAACTCAGTCAGACAGAGGAGGTGGACTTGGCTGGTCAGCCTTACGGTGACAGAGAAGCACGGTGGCATCTCCCTGCCCCTCGGGGCCCTTGGTGTGTCCACTGATTAGTCTTCTTTCAAGACcagggaggggtggggctggAAGAGGGCAGGGGATAGAGCAGggttaaaaatgattatttaataataaaggtCCTTCTGGGCTTCCTAAGGAGGGCCGTGGCCACCCAGCGATGTTGGTCAACTCCATCCGCCAGGTCCCCCACAGGCTTCCGTAACCCACTTGCTCCTTCTGCTCCCTATGACCAGGACACCCTCTGCTCCATGAGCCTCATGGGCAGCCAGAGACCCAGGGGGACTCTAGGAGGACCCAAAGGACACTCTGGCCTTTGAAGTAGCTGGATGTTGTCCAGAACATCTTGGCAGCACCAGACCCCTGGGGTCCAGGCCAGCAGCCACACTGATGTAGGGAGGGTACTGGGGGGTCCCCACCCTGGCCTGGTCTTGGCTCTGAAGCAGGACTGGGGTGAGCTGACTGGGGCTGTGCCCCAAGCCCCTGACGCTTTGGTTCACACAATTCAGGGGAGGATACTTGTTCGCATCTGCTGGGGAGATCCTAGGCCTGGTCCTACttcctcccagcctcaggtgggcTAACGATCCCTGCCTTTCACACCAGCAGTTCTGTCTGCTGAGAGCACACCACATTCCCCACCACACCTAGGAACCGCACTACAAAGGTGGGAGAAGCGCTTCCAAAACCAGAGGATTTGCCCTTAGCACAGACAGGCTGCTTTTCCTCCTGTCCCCAGGGATGGCACTGTCCCTTGGCTGACGGTGTCACAGGAACTTCTCAgcttccccccttccccctgAGCCCACTGGTCTCCAGGCAGACCCAGCCCCAAGACCCACCCTGCACATCTCCCCTGCCAGAAACCTGGGGACACATGACCCCTGGCTAGAGCAGACAGAGAGGGCTGTGACTCACCCTCTGCCCTCCCAGTCCCCAGGACTACGTCTTAAAGCTGGTCTTCTCCTCAACACAGCAACTGATGCCTCACACCTAGCCCACCTCTGGGATCCCAGCCCCACCATGAACCTCCGCTTTCATAACCTATGTGGCTGCTAATTAGGTTGAAAGATACGGGAAGGCTGGGCTGGCATCACACCCTCCTTAGGGCAGGAGAGGCCGCTTGATTTCCAACCTGGTTCCAGTGCCCCGGAAATAAGGGGGGCTGATGGCTCTCAAGAAAGCGAATCTTGTGATGGGAAAGAGGCTTGTGGAATCAGGATGGGCCACAGCAATCTGGCTGCCCGCACTGCCTGCTGGTGCCAGGAGTACGAGCACCACACCCTCTCCCTGCCTCGTACCCCTGTGTCCTCACTCCCGAGGTCTCAGAACACCGAGCTGGGTGGGGCCTTCGGTGCAAGGCAGCTGTGAGGAGCTAGGCTGCGTGAGGCCTGCGGGGCCCACGGCGCCGACTCAGGTCAGGCTGGTAGGGGCCACAGCCGCAGACTCAGGGCAGGCAGGCGGCTACCTGGTAGGCGCCCTctgctgcggcggcggcggcactATGCTGCGCGCTGTGCTCCTGCAACAAGGCCACGTCTAGGAAGCGCTCCCCGCACCATACGCACTTGAACTGCTGCTCGCGGGCGTGCACGCCCTGGTGCTTGTTGAGATGCTCCCGCTGCTTGAAGGCCTTGTCACAGTTGGGGCACTTGTAGGGCTTCTCGCCCGTGTGTACCCGCCGGTGCCGCTGCAGGTCTGACGCGTACTTGAAGCGTTTCTCGCAGTCTGGGCACTTGAGTGGCTTCTCACGGGCCGGGTCGCAGCGGTGCTGCACGAActcagaagaggagaagaagcgGCGTTCGCACAGCGTGCAGCGCAGGGGCTTCTCCGCCGCCGCACAGTGGGCCAGCTGGTGCTTCTGCAGGGCCGACGCCCGCTTGTAGGCCTTGTTGCACACAGGGCACTTGAAGGGCCGCTCGGCCGCGCCGGGCAGGCACTTGTGCCGCAGCAGCTCGGCAGACTGGTCAAAGCCCTTCTGGCACACGGGGCACTTGAAGAGAGTCTCGAGGGTGTGCACGTGCTGGTGGTAGAGCAGGTGGCTGGGCTGCCCAAAGCCCTTCTCACACAGGCCGCATTTGAAGGGTTCCTCGGTCTTGTGCGTGCGCCGGTGCCGCATCAGTGCGTACTGCTGCTTGAAGCCCATGGGGCACAGGTCGCACTTGAAGGGCCGCTCAGCGCTGTGTGTGCGCTCATGCTGCCGCAGGTCCGAAGGCCGCTTGAAGGCCTTCTGGCACTCACCGCAGCGGAAGGGCCGCTCCCCGCTTGGCGTGCACGGGTGCTGCAGCAGCTCCGACGACTCCTTGAAATGCAACTCGCACACGTTGCAGCGGAACAGGTGGTGCTCGCCCGAGTGCGCATACATGTGGCGCACCAGGTGAGAGCGGTGTTTGAAGGTCTTCTCGCAGACTGCGCACTTGTAGGGCCGCTCAGAGCTGTGCGTGCGCTTGTGGTGCACCAGGTGCGACGACTGACTGAAGCTCTTGTCACACAGCGTGCACTTGTAGGGCTTCTCACCGGTGTGGATCCGCTCATGCCGAGAGAGCTCCGACAGGTGCTTGAAGGGCTTTTGGCAGATGGGGCAGCTGTAGGGCTTGTCAGCCTGTTCAGCAGGGGTGACAGTGGAAGGTGGGGGTGCTGCAGGAAGCGATGGGGCGGCAGTGGTGGCCGGCTCCGCTGCCTCGGCTGGCTTGTAGGTCTTCTCACAGATGGAACACTTTACCAGGC
This genomic interval carries:
- the ZNF319 gene encoding zinc finger protein 319, encoding MSESWQQPPQTQPQQPQPPQPQHHAEPPPALAEHTLPPGTAENPLGCAVYGILLQPDPGLQPPQHAPLQAAGEPGPKCGVCGHDLAHLSSPHEHQCLAGHDRSFQCTQCLKIFHQATDLLEHQCVQTEQKPFVCGVCKMGFSLLTSLAQHHSSHSGLVKCSICEKTYKPAEAAEPATTAAPSLPAAPPPSTVTPAEQADKPYSCPICQKPFKHLSELSRHERIHTGEKPYKCTLCDKSFSQSSHLVHHKRTHSSERPYKCAVCEKTFKHRSHLVRHMYAHSGEHHLFRCNVCELHFKESSELLQHPCTPSGERPFRCGECQKAFKRPSDLRQHERTHSAERPFKCDLCPMGFKQQYALMRHRRTHKTEEPFKCGLCEKGFGQPSHLLYHQHVHTLETLFKCPVCQKGFDQSAELLRHKCLPGAAERPFKCPVCNKAYKRASALQKHQLAHCAAAEKPLRCTLCERRFFSSSEFVQHRCDPAREKPLKCPDCEKRFKYASDLQRHRRVHTGEKPYKCPNCDKAFKQREHLNKHQGVHAREQQFKCVWCGERFLDVALLQEHSAQHSAAAAAAEGAYQVAACLP